Proteins from a genomic interval of Physeter macrocephalus isolate SW-GA chromosome 21, ASM283717v5, whole genome shotgun sequence:
- the LOC102973804 gene encoding LOW QUALITY PROTEIN: putative G antigen family E member 3 (The sequence of the model RefSeq protein was modified relative to this genomic sequence to represent the inferred CDS: inserted 2 bases in 1 codon): protein MCGRVRRRSKSAGRXESSQVVGLLVAQQPSDKPPQLEEPPSENQDTILAQDIEGPAMEADEQELALLKTVDEPGDGPDVKEEILPSLELIKMPEAGEGQPRI, encoded by the exons ATGTGTGGGCGTGTAAGAAGAAGATCCAAATCTGCAGGAAG AGAGTCTTCCCAGGTGGTTGGGCTTCTGGTT GCTCAGCAGCCCAGTGATAAACCACCTCAACTAGAGGAACCACCGTCTGAGAATCAGGATACTATACTTGCTCAGGACATTGAAG ggccTGCTATGGAAGCTGATGAACAGGAACTGGCTCTGCTGAAGACTGTGGATGAGCCTGGGGATGGTCCTGATGTCAAGGAGGAGATTCTACCAAGTCTAGAGCTCATTAAAATGCCAGAAGCAG gtGAAGGACAACCACGGATTTAA